In Chitinispirillales bacterium ANBcel5, a single window of DNA contains:
- a CDS encoding sigma-70 family RNA polymerase sigma factor, with amino-acid sequence MENVKLINDACRGDRFALSSLLYEYRGYIAALVSRFVEDTEQRKDIIQNVFLKVVNSIGKFNGNSRFTTWLFKIVINEVTDFRRKNAVSGRYLVSLLDENIESCSTDALEKMSCKETREKLNELIQELPVDQKTAFILFYYEYYKGKDAALAMNITEQNFFMKLKAARDFIRKKLKQGAVVC; translated from the coding sequence ATGGAAAACGTAAAACTTATAAACGATGCCTGCAGAGGAGACAGATTCGCGCTCTCTTCACTGCTCTATGAGTACCGGGGGTATATTGCAGCACTGGTCTCAAGGTTTGTTGAAGACACCGAGCAGAGAAAAGATATCATCCAGAATGTGTTTCTGAAGGTTGTTAACAGTATTGGCAAATTTAACGGAAACTCTAGGTTCACTACCTGGCTTTTTAAAATAGTTATTAATGAAGTCACTGATTTCAGGCGTAAAAATGCGGTTTCCGGTAGATACCTTGTCTCTCTGCTTGATGAAAACATTGAAAGCTGTTCCACTGATGCACTCGAAAAGATGAGCTGCAAAGAAACACGTGAAAAACTAAACGAGTTGATTCAGGAACTGCCGGTCGATCAGAAAACAGCATTCATTCTCTTCTATTATGAATACTACAAGGGCAAAGATGCTGCTCTGGCAATGAATATCACTGAACAAAACTTTTTTATGAAACTTAAGGCTGCTCGTGACTTTATCCGCAAAAAACTCAAACAGGGAGCTGTCGTATGTTAG
- a CDS encoding FecR family protein has product MLEYDKLIERFLRAELDDVQVEQFYELVEKDPLFRTEVQRQISFEANVLAAGNLEQFEGDKIVEFELGEILSHLQQRDQEEDGKELFNDQEWQELIIKAVEQQKKTVPFYRKNRFLMAACLTAAFLSALTLSRYFKHDQPTFAEAQKKSRTPSYSDNQPAASRSDTTISEDTVVTLGSSSVALVNKKVKVEATKVTPEIEEVVLTEGSVLFNVDRNDSTQFRVVTPLVTVNVTGTVFRVSIDEFGTRVKVLSGSVEVIHSDVGKQLVLKANEAILATEESIDLESVNLSYSEISARKLLQDFLSRSVLDLNAKTGLVQNYGKHEQNIASEESKLLQNGIYLLENNGDTTLALKRLLNVVSSETDNKKREQALFRILMLKNPYSYSIDADSLLKTYLSMFAESSRADQVILSHADRLRKIKKDYKKAIGWYEYMAANYSQSNLIDEAIYWAGWCLVQIRIDKSAKSVGKRKPLSPDGRFNW; this is encoded by the coding sequence ATGTTAGAATACGATAAACTGATAGAGAGATTCCTGCGGGCTGAACTAGATGATGTTCAGGTTGAGCAGTTCTATGAGCTGGTCGAAAAAGACCCTCTGTTCAGAACCGAAGTGCAACGGCAGATATCCTTTGAAGCCAACGTTTTGGCTGCAGGCAATTTAGAACAGTTTGAGGGGGACAAAATCGTTGAATTTGAGCTTGGAGAAATCCTCTCACACCTGCAGCAGAGAGATCAAGAGGAGGATGGAAAAGAACTTTTCAATGACCAGGAATGGCAAGAGCTTATAATTAAAGCTGTAGAGCAACAGAAAAAAACGGTTCCGTTTTACAGAAAAAATAGATTTCTGATGGCTGCCTGTCTCACAGCGGCATTTTTATCAGCTTTGACTCTCAGCCGGTATTTCAAGCATGATCAACCAACTTTTGCAGAGGCTCAAAAGAAGAGCCGAACACCCTCCTACAGTGACAATCAACCTGCTGCAAGTAGATCAGATACGACGATTTCAGAGGATACGGTGGTCACATTGGGGAGCTCATCGGTTGCTCTGGTGAATAAAAAAGTGAAAGTGGAAGCTACTAAAGTGACTCCTGAAATAGAGGAGGTAGTGCTAACAGAGGGAAGCGTACTTTTTAATGTAGATAGAAACGACAGCACACAATTTAGGGTAGTTACCCCGCTGGTTACTGTCAATGTTACAGGAACCGTTTTCAGAGTCTCAATCGATGAGTTTGGGACACGGGTAAAAGTACTATCCGGCTCAGTTGAGGTGATACATTCAGATGTTGGAAAACAGCTTGTACTTAAAGCAAATGAAGCAATACTCGCCACGGAAGAATCTATTGATCTGGAGAGCGTGAATCTCTCTTATAGCGAAATTTCGGCAAGAAAACTACTGCAAGATTTCCTTAGCAGATCGGTTCTGGATTTGAATGCAAAAACGGGCCTTGTTCAAAACTATGGTAAGCATGAACAAAACATCGCCAGTGAAGAATCAAAGTTACTTCAAAATGGAATATATCTGCTTGAAAACAATGGAGATACAACACTGGCACTGAAGCGTCTTCTTAATGTCGTAAGTTCAGAAACCGACAACAAGAAACGGGAGCAGGCACTGTTTAGAATCCTAATGCTCAAAAATCCATACAGTTACAGTATCGATGCAGATTCACTGCTTAAAACCTATTTATCTATGTTCGCAGAATCTTCCCGCGCTGATCAGGTTATTTTAAGTCACGCAGATCGTCTTAGGAAGATAAAAAAGGATTATAAAAAGGCGATCGGGTGGTATGAATACATGGCGGCAAATTATTCGCAGAGCAACTTGATTGATGAGGCGATCTACTGGGCTGGGTGGTGCCTTGTGCAGATCAGAATAGACAAAAGTGCCAAAAGTGTTGGAAAAAGAAAGCCGCTCAGTCCGGACGGGCGTTTTAATTGGTAA
- a CDS encoding right-handed parallel beta-helix repeat-containing protein produces the protein MEKSTIITVTLLVIFWFTHSLNAEVYYVAASGDDLNAGTSPSEPWRYCPGMPEWSGSGTLRPGDTVYFNSGDTWESALQPAVLQVTGGVYYNGSHWGDGERATFRATADLNRSVIAVLKDDPDIPTTMSGFDVDANETVTTGIGINHPQMENPLTGAVKRIENCIVRNVLSNAAQGTYKYGIVASNYAAQYHVKNVEILDCKVYNISRGAINLYPGNDVPQNRLENVLVRGNEAWATGLDENYRGSVIGVKNHVVNAVVEYNYIHNPVRGIGLGISNHPEPGFTGPQNLIVRHNIIAHSKHAGIYIQDGGDKSISIYGNIVHNNAYHGLILAQNLTGALSVEIYNNTFIDNYPQQQWGEQVRFLCREATISKLEFSNNIVFSSSITRALLDEHNLLTSHSNNLYYKVPEGTLVMAGGVNYTASDIREWEASAVTADPQFKDLSDPPQGFTGEYQADLRPKGEGFNITYQSPARDNGVALERTYSSSINSAERPFGEGWDIGAFEYAKPVSVMRSPPQFLQEDNGGRLLKNLNEINDFINSYSGEVLVVEIYDISGRLIVQFSTKNNEFFDGILSRNNYSQSPGRLYIARIYNRNTHIMGQFMFAP, from the coding sequence ATGGAAAAATCGACTATAATTACTGTTACACTCCTTGTTATCTTTTGGTTTACACATTCTCTTAATGCTGAGGTATACTATGTTGCTGCTTCAGGTGATGATCTGAATGCCGGCACCTCTCCATCAGAGCCCTGGCGTTACTGCCCAGGAATGCCTGAGTGGAGCGGTAGTGGGACTTTGCGGCCCGGGGACACAGTGTATTTTAATAGTGGCGATACCTGGGAGAGCGCACTGCAGCCGGCTGTTCTACAGGTGACCGGAGGTGTGTATTATAACGGTTCACACTGGGGAGACGGAGAACGTGCTACCTTCCGTGCAACAGCCGATCTAAACCGCTCTGTTATTGCTGTATTAAAAGATGATCCGGATATACCCACTACAATGAGTGGCTTTGATGTAGATGCCAATGAGACGGTAACCACTGGCATAGGAATCAATCATCCGCAGATGGAAAATCCTCTTACAGGAGCTGTAAAGAGAATTGAAAACTGCATTGTTCGCAATGTACTATCAAACGCTGCGCAGGGGACCTACAAATATGGCATCGTGGCCAGTAACTATGCTGCGCAGTATCATGTTAAAAATGTGGAGATTTTAGATTGCAAAGTTTACAATATCTCTCGTGGTGCAATTAACCTCTATCCGGGCAATGATGTTCCCCAAAACCGCTTGGAAAATGTCTTGGTAAGAGGGAATGAGGCATGGGCAACGGGTTTGGATGAAAACTACAGAGGTAGTGTGATTGGAGTCAAAAACCATGTGGTCAACGCGGTGGTTGAGTATAATTATATACACAATCCGGTACGGGGAATTGGTCTGGGGATAAGCAACCATCCCGAACCGGGATTTACAGGACCTCAGAATCTTATCGTGCGCCACAATATCATTGCACACAGCAAACATGCGGGTATCTATATTCAGGATGGCGGAGATAAGAGTATAAGCATTTACGGTAATATTGTTCATAATAATGCCTACCATGGATTGATTCTGGCTCAAAATCTGACTGGCGCTCTATCGGTAGAAATTTACAATAACACGTTTATCGATAACTACCCTCAGCAGCAGTGGGGCGAACAGGTACGATTTCTCTGCAGGGAAGCGACTATTTCCAAACTCGAATTCTCAAACAATATCGTGTTCTCTTCATCGATTACCCGTGCTCTTCTGGATGAGCACAACCTCCTTACCTCCCACTCCAACAATCTCTACTACAAAGTACCGGAGGGGACTCTTGTTATGGCAGGAGGGGTAAACTATACCGCTTCAGACATTCGTGAGTGGGAGGCTTCTGCTGTAACCGCAGACCCACAGTTTAAAGATCTTTCAGATCCTCCTCAGGGATTTACAGGAGAATACCAAGCAGATCTGCGACCAAAGGGAGAGGGATTTAATATTACCTACCAATCACCTGCAAGAGACAATGGGGTCGCACTGGAGAGAACATATAGCAGTAGTATAAATTCTGCGGAACGGCCATTTGGCGAGGGCTGGGACATAGGGGCTTTTGAGTACGCTAAACCAGTCTCAGTCATGCGAAGTCCACCTCAATTTCTACAGGAAGATAACGGAGGCAGGCTGCTGAAGAACCTCAATGAAATAAATGATTTTATTAACAGTTATTCAGGTGAAGTACTGGTAGTTGAAATTTATGATATAAGCGGTAGGCTTATTGTGCAGTTTAGCACTAAAAACAATGAGTTTTTTGATGGAATCTTATCCAGAAACAATTACAGTCAATCTCCCGGTAGATTGTATATTGCCAGAATCTACAACAGAAACACGCATATTATGGGGCAATTTATGTTTGCCCCTTAG
- a CDS encoding SHOCT domain-containing protein, protein MWHDHMWWGWGGVVMMILWIVLLAAIIYWIIRAVQRNNTPYAGQESAMDILKKRYARGEISKQEFEERKRDLSE, encoded by the coding sequence ATGTGGCACGACCATATGTGGTGGGGATGGGGAGGTGTTGTTATGATGATTCTTTGGATTGTGTTGCTTGCAGCAATAATCTACTGGATCATAAGAGCTGTTCAAAGAAATAATACCCCCTACGCAGGGCAAGAATCAGCTATGGATATTTTAAAAAAACGCTACGCTCGTGGGGAGATATCAAAACAGGAGTTTGAGGAGCGAAAAAGAGACTTATCAGAGTGA
- the pncA gene encoding bifunctional nicotinamidase/pyrazinamidase, translating to MKRILVIADIQNDFCPGGALATKDGDKIIPNVNKLLNCDTIERAIAAQDWHPQDHISFASVHGLQPFQKKTVEYGEQMLWPDHCVRGTQGAQFHPQLDERNIHFVVRKAYHKNIDDYSVFFENDKKTATGAHALVDYIAGGEEFFLIVCGIATDYCVLYTALDAKQTLGYGRVAVAVDACAGITPDTTEDALKEMTEAGVELLSTQQVLQ from the coding sequence TTGAAAAGAATACTGGTAATCGCTGACATTCAAAACGATTTTTGCCCCGGAGGCGCACTTGCCACCAAAGACGGAGATAAGATAATTCCTAATGTTAACAAACTGCTCAACTGCGACACCATAGAACGTGCTATAGCCGCTCAGGATTGGCACCCCCAAGATCACATCTCCTTTGCCTCAGTCCATGGGTTACAACCCTTTCAGAAAAAGACTGTAGAGTATGGGGAGCAGATGCTTTGGCCTGATCACTGCGTACGGGGAACACAGGGCGCACAGTTCCATCCACAACTTGATGAACGCAATATCCATTTTGTAGTGCGTAAGGCCTACCATAAAAACATTGACGATTACAGTGTGTTTTTTGAAAACGACAAAAAAACCGCAACAGGAGCACATGCTCTGGTGGATTACATCGCCGGTGGGGAGGAGTTTTTCCTGATCGTCTGCGGTATTGCCACCGACTACTGCGTGCTCTACACTGCTTTAGATGCTAAACAGACGCTTGGCTATGGGCGGGTAGCGGTGGCGGTGGATGCATGCGCAGGCATTACCCCCGATACAACCGAGGATGCATTAAAAGAGATGACTGAAGCAGGTGTAGAGCTCCTGAGTACCCAACAGGTTCTACAATAG
- a CDS encoding TolC family protein translates to MLLFVPVVIAFFTFTIYAEGLSENDVLLKALSNNTDIRIHNLESQTDSLKLREVSSKRLPQVSLRGSGSLDDSISSANASATVSQTIPGGGTVFGTVEQSGGIQRSTSRSTSDRRYVAGVEQPLLRNAWSNSPVELGIQITTINNELLSIGRRQRILSTLSDVRNLYWNAFERKELQRIQENQVTLTEEFMKSERERFVIGEASALDTLSAALQYANAKRNMLRIENESQSSLYRLAAALGVDASEVTISQQQDVLIPDIGDPDELIDKALKYDPQVKIFERMQELTSLRIKQRRNDLLPELNLRASYDYNPQPSQIPPLQPSGSGASIGFVLNYSLPSVSTRSQIEQQELSLKSEELSFEQHRLEQRYFLKELRDKWQQDKEMLHYSNLSVDLAYKQYEATKRGYELGTEDRLSLIKAQNDLVAAEVTAIQAIIDLKRLQIVIEEITGTLFDRFGVYINES, encoded by the coding sequence ATGTTGCTATTTGTGCCTGTAGTAATTGCCTTCTTCACATTTACTATTTATGCTGAAGGGCTGAGTGAAAATGATGTGCTCTTAAAAGCACTGTCGAACAATACTGATATACGGATTCATAACTTAGAATCACAAACAGATTCACTGAAACTACGTGAGGTTTCATCAAAACGTTTGCCACAGGTGTCCTTGCGGGGGAGCGGGTCTTTGGACGATTCTATCTCTTCGGCGAACGCTTCCGCCACAGTTTCTCAAACTATCCCTGGTGGGGGGACGGTTTTTGGAACGGTGGAGCAGTCGGGAGGCATACAAAGAAGCACTTCCAGGAGTACAAGCGACCGGAGATATGTGGCTGGGGTAGAGCAACCTCTACTTAGAAATGCCTGGTCCAATTCCCCGGTAGAACTTGGAATACAGATCACAACAATCAATAACGAACTGCTTTCTATCGGCAGAAGACAGAGGATACTTTCAACCTTATCAGATGTAAGAAATCTATACTGGAATGCGTTTGAGCGTAAGGAACTGCAGAGAATTCAGGAAAACCAGGTTACCCTGACTGAAGAGTTTATGAAAAGTGAACGGGAGCGATTTGTAATAGGAGAAGCTTCAGCACTGGATACCTTAAGCGCGGCTCTTCAGTATGCAAATGCAAAGCGAAATATGCTTCGGATCGAAAACGAGAGTCAAAGTTCACTGTACCGGCTTGCTGCCGCGCTTGGGGTTGATGCTTCGGAAGTAACGATATCGCAGCAGCAGGATGTTTTGATTCCCGATATTGGTGACCCTGACGAACTTATTGATAAGGCTTTAAAGTATGATCCTCAGGTGAAGATATTTGAGCGAATGCAGGAGTTAACTTCTCTGCGGATAAAGCAGCGTAGAAACGATTTACTTCCGGAGCTTAATCTGAGGGCATCTTATGACTATAACCCGCAACCATCACAGATACCTCCACTTCAACCTTCAGGTTCTGGTGCAAGCATTGGTTTTGTTCTTAACTATTCACTCCCTTCAGTTTCAACCAGATCCCAAATAGAGCAGCAGGAGCTCTCTTTAAAATCAGAGGAGTTGAGCTTTGAGCAACACCGTTTGGAGCAGCGATATTTTTTAAAGGAGTTGCGGGATAAATGGCAGCAGGATAAAGAGATGCTTCACTACAGTAACCTTTCGGTTGACCTTGCTTACAAGCAGTATGAAGCCACTAAAAGAGGTTATGAGCTTGGGACAGAGGATCGTTTGTCATTGATAAAAGCACAGAACGATCTGGTTGCTGCAGAGGTCACAGCTATTCAGGCGATAATTGATCTAAAAAGGCTTCAGATAGTTATAGAAGAGATAACAGGAACTCTGTTTGACAGATTTGGAGTATATATAAATGAATCGTAA
- a CDS encoding efflux RND transporter periplasmic adaptor subunit produces MNRKCIVVTVLSLIFIVSCGGDNESSGRRRLREYYTAGAVDLEDRISQTGLVQPVVQVDLKSEASGRIERVLVQEGQKVSAGDTILVIDPSRLHTQREKLQLGLRRSRLEKQIADRDFENGKRLLETGSVSRRRLDDLEIARDLASISFQQQQLELRDIEDQLKETVVRSPMDGVITSLFVKEGEIAVSATSGLQSGTPIATISDISKLEVITSVGEVDYIHIEKGQNVIIRPEAIEGTSTNGTVQFISLSAKRDNSSELGSFEIRASVDSLIPGIAPGINVNVEFVVLQKSAQVAVPYHYVSVEDGKNFVHIAKAGPDGDETVEKVSVEIGATDYKYYQILSGLNEGDKVVYMPPRPGR; encoded by the coding sequence ATGAATCGTAAGTGTATTGTAGTTACTGTTTTGTCCCTGATTTTCATAGTTTCCTGCGGAGGTGATAACGAATCTTCCGGCAGGAGAAGATTAAGAGAGTACTATACCGCAGGAGCAGTTGATCTGGAGGATAGAATCTCACAGACCGGTCTTGTTCAACCGGTTGTACAGGTTGATCTCAAGAGTGAAGCGAGTGGGAGAATTGAAAGGGTACTGGTTCAGGAGGGACAGAAAGTTTCTGCCGGGGATACCATTTTAGTTATTGATCCGTCACGTCTGCACACACAGAGAGAAAAGCTGCAACTTGGCTTAAGACGCTCCCGGCTTGAAAAACAGATCGCGGACCGTGATTTCGAAAACGGAAAGCGGCTTCTGGAGACTGGTTCGGTTTCAAGACGCAGATTGGATGATCTTGAAATTGCACGTGATCTGGCGAGCATCAGTTTCCAGCAGCAGCAACTGGAGCTTAGGGATATTGAGGATCAACTTAAAGAAACGGTGGTTAGATCTCCGATGGATGGGGTTATTACAAGCTTGTTTGTTAAGGAGGGGGAGATTGCTGTGTCTGCCACATCCGGGCTGCAAAGTGGTACCCCTATCGCCACAATTTCAGATATCAGCAAATTGGAAGTTATTACTTCTGTAGGGGAAGTAGATTATATCCACATAGAAAAAGGGCAAAATGTAATAATCAGGCCCGAAGCCATTGAAGGAACAAGTACTAATGGAACGGTGCAGTTTATCTCTTTGAGTGCAAAGAGAGATAACAGTAGTGAGCTTGGGAGCTTTGAGATAAGGGCATCAGTTGATTCGCTTATACCTGGTATAGCTCCGGGGATAAATGTAAATGTAGAGTTTGTGGTTTTGCAAAAAAGTGCTCAGGTTGCTGTCCCTTACCATTATGTAAGCGTTGAAGATGGAAAAAATTTCGTTCATATCGCAAAGGCTGGCCCTGATGGTGATGAAACAGTCGAAAAGGTAAGTGTGGAGATTGGTGCTACTGATTATAAATACTACCAGATACTTTCGGGTTTGAATGAAGGCGACAAAGTTGTTTACATGCCCCCTCGGCCCGGTAGATAA
- a CDS encoding ABC transporter ATP-binding protein has translation MSPVIQTIDLCKSYMLGKTSVAVLKDINLTVQQGDYTAIMGQSGAGKSTLLNILGCLDVPSSGQYLINGESVSSLKQNKLAEIRSSRIGFVFQNFNLLPKLDIRKNVELPLIYANTALSERREMVEKVMRRLGIWERRHHRPNEISGGQKQRVAIARALVKRPSIIFADEPTGNLDSHTTEEILAIFSELNNEGNTIVVITHEHEVGERAKKLIHLEDGRISA, from the coding sequence GTGTCACCTGTTATACAAACAATAGATTTATGCAAAAGCTATATGCTTGGCAAAACCAGTGTCGCGGTTTTAAAGGATATAAATTTAACTGTGCAGCAGGGTGATTATACAGCTATAATGGGGCAGAGCGGAGCAGGAAAGTCAACTTTGCTGAATATCCTTGGTTGCCTTGATGTGCCAAGCAGTGGACAGTATCTGATAAACGGAGAATCTGTCAGTTCGTTAAAACAGAATAAACTGGCAGAGATTCGCAGTTCAAGAATTGGATTTGTTTTTCAGAATTTTAATCTTCTTCCTAAGCTTGATATAAGGAAGAATGTAGAACTTCCTCTTATCTATGCAAATACTGCCCTGTCTGAACGCAGGGAGATGGTGGAAAAAGTTATGCGACGGCTTGGAATATGGGAGCGCCGTCACCACAGGCCAAATGAAATATCGGGAGGTCAAAAGCAGCGCGTGGCGATCGCAAGGGCTTTGGTAAAAAGACCGTCGATAATATTTGCTGATGAACCTACCGGAAATCTTGATTCCCATACCACCGAGGAGATACTTGCGATTTTCTCTGAACTGAATAATGAAGGGAATACGATTGTTGTAATAACCCACGAACATGAAGTGGGTGAAAGGGCAAAGAAGCTGATTCACCTTGAGGATGGCAGGATCAGCGCATGA
- a CDS encoding ABC transporter permease, which yields MILSRLRDLVFVNIRMCVLELWSNKVRSVITSLGIFLGVTSLLVNLAFIRAMEEEVRLNLEAIGGLRMLTISSVEPQSSQEAVQFSRSPGLRVEDAEKLAKRYDYITSVLPQIEFRSPVSSQGRSVWVRAQAVTYDHLRVYNYAVGKGREFTRDDHQRASNVCLIGSIVARRLFGNQEYIGSEIIINNRPFRIIGTIDTEDNLSYRARQVLIPFSSYMSQFSRPSATIDEIAVELSSSEVVPLAMEQMRNELKAMHRGVEDFEIVANYAQIEEMRVASQGLMILLGSIAAISLIVGGISIMNIMFATIGDRIREIGIRKALGARQSDLFTQFLIEAVSLCFVGGLFGLIIGVVLTNLSPDLFPIRPQLAIGDYILAILFTIITGLVSGLFPALRAAKMQPVDALRY from the coding sequence ATGATTCTCTCCCGTTTGCGAGATTTAGTTTTTGTAAACATAAGGATGTGTGTTCTTGAACTGTGGTCAAACAAGGTACGCTCCGTTATTACAAGTCTTGGGATATTTCTTGGGGTTACCAGTCTGCTTGTGAATCTTGCATTTATACGGGCAATGGAAGAGGAAGTTCGTCTTAACCTTGAAGCGATTGGTGGGCTTAGAATGCTTACTATTTCAAGTGTTGAGCCCCAATCCTCACAGGAAGCCGTACAGTTTAGCAGGTCACCGGGGCTGCGGGTTGAAGACGCAGAGAAACTTGCCAAACGATATGATTACATTACTTCTGTTTTACCTCAGATAGAATTCAGGTCACCGGTTTCATCTCAGGGAAGAAGCGTTTGGGTACGGGCGCAGGCTGTTACTTATGACCATTTAAGGGTGTATAATTACGCAGTGGGAAAGGGCAGAGAATTTACCCGCGATGATCATCAAAGAGCAAGTAATGTTTGCCTGATAGGTTCTATAGTTGCAAGAAGGCTCTTTGGGAATCAGGAGTATATCGGCTCTGAAATAATTATAAATAACAGGCCCTTTAGAATTATTGGTACCATTGATACAGAAGATAATCTCTCTTACAGGGCTCGTCAGGTTCTCATCCCCTTTTCATCATATATGTCGCAGTTTTCCAGACCATCTGCAACGATTGATGAAATCGCAGTAGAGCTAAGTAGCAGTGAAGTAGTTCCCCTTGCTATGGAACAGATGCGCAATGAACTGAAAGCGATGCACAGGGGTGTTGAAGATTTCGAGATTGTTGCAAATTATGCACAAATCGAGGAGATGCGGGTCGCTTCACAGGGTTTAATGATTCTTCTTGGAAGTATCGCCGCGATCTCTTTGATTGTGGGTGGAATAAGCATAATGAATATCATGTTTGCAACCATTGGTGATAGAATAAGAGAAATTGGTATCAGAAAAGCATTGGGTGCAAGGCAGTCTGATCTGTTTACTCAATTTCTTATCGAGGCTGTTTCGTTGTGTTTTGTTGGAGGGTTGTTTGGTTTGATAATCGGTGTAGTTTTAACTAATCTCTCACCGGATCTGTTTCCCATCAGACCACAATTAGCGATAGGTGACTATATATTAGCGATTCTTTTTACCATTATTACAGGGCTTGTCAGCGGGCTTTTCCCGGCTCTTCGTGCGGCAAAGATGCAGCCTGTAGACGCACTGAGGTATTAG
- a CDS encoding ABC transporter permease translates to MNPFVISFFRSLLTALRSIAVGSKMAVLEMASHKLRSALSVLGVMLGVTSLVTMLTLIGGIDVYLNETMGRWIGTVRFWQSDMNVEEDQRIALSRSPGMRFSDGQYLVDNSPHVVDVHSEISRWLPIQRAGINRRALLRGLDSDAMEYYEDQITLLEGRWLNERDYRDGIRNCIISQEFMKTLSAGLSGSIIGETITAGSQRFRVVGVFGPVHPANNPGHLRRGVFIPLKAMQKYITGLDPDPGRLQVQVSDPELVREQAQSAARVLASRHRGVEDFAYRIPEWVEDVQSMLGNISVLMSIISVMSLLVGGLSIMNVMLSSISERIREIGVRKALGANNFQIFIQFVAETTTLSFFGGAVGMVLGTTPLLIKDEIMTYTQGAIEPVLLPLHLFYTGLIITSVGILFGLYPALKASRMDPVDALRYE, encoded by the coding sequence ATGAATCCTTTTGTGATAAGTTTTTTTAGGTCCTTACTTACTGCTCTGCGCTCCATTGCTGTTGGGTCAAAGATGGCTGTCTTAGAGATGGCGTCTCATAAACTTCGTTCCGCGCTCTCGGTTCTTGGGGTTATGCTGGGAGTTACTTCACTGGTTACTATGCTCACCCTCATAGGTGGAATTGATGTATACCTCAATGAAACAATGGGCAGGTGGATCGGAACTGTTCGGTTTTGGCAAAGTGATATGAATGTGGAAGAGGATCAAAGGATCGCACTTTCCCGCTCACCGGGGATGAGGTTTTCCGATGGTCAGTATTTGGTTGATAATTCGCCCCATGTAGTAGATGTTCATTCAGAAATCTCCAGATGGTTACCAATCCAAAGAGCCGGGATAAACAGACGTGCCCTGTTAAGAGGTCTTGATAGTGATGCGATGGAGTATTATGAAGATCAGATTACACTGCTTGAGGGTAGGTGGCTTAATGAAAGGGATTACCGTGATGGAATCAGAAACTGTATAATTTCCCAGGAGTTTATGAAGACCCTAAGCGCGGGATTATCCGGATCGATCATTGGTGAAACAATTACTGCGGGATCTCAACGCTTCAGGGTTGTAGGTGTGTTTGGTCCAGTGCACCCGGCAAATAATCCGGGGCATCTCAGACGGGGAGTGTTTATTCCCTTAAAAGCCATGCAGAAATATATAACAGGACTTGATCCCGATCCCGGACGCCTCCAGGTGCAGGTGAGCGACCCTGAACTGGTGCGTGAACAGGCACAAAGTGCGGCCCGTGTTCTTGCCTCCCGTCACAGAGGGGTTGAAGATTTTGCCTACAGAATACCCGAATGGGTTGAAGATGTACAGAGTATGTTGGGCAATATAAGTGTTCTTATGTCTATAATCTCGGTGATGTCTCTTTTGGTGGGTGGGTTGAGTATTATGAATGTAATGCTCTCAAGTATTTCGGAGCGCATAAGGGAGATTGGAGTCAGAAAAGCACTTGGGGCCAATAATTTTCAAATATTTATCCAGTTTGTAGCGGAAACAACCACATTGAGTTTCTTTGGCGGAGCTGTTGGTATGGTTCTGGGAACCACGCCGCTTTTGATAAAGGATGAGATAATGACCTATACCCAGGGCGCCATAGAGCCGGTTTTGCTTCCCCTGCACCTGTTTTATACCGGCCTGATAATAACTTCAGTTGGTATATTGTTTGGCCTTTATCCTGCACTTAAGGCTTCGAGAATGGATCCAGTTGATGCGCTTCGCTATGAATAA